Proteins encoded by one window of Dreissena polymorpha isolate Duluth1 chromosome 11, UMN_Dpol_1.0, whole genome shotgun sequence:
- the LOC127849544 gene encoding T-cell-specific guanine nucleotide triphosphate-binding protein 2-like isoform X1 produces the protein MKIACLKYLDSLSTLHVNSCVLFKQNSATLGHVCISHTGGTYHYLRCVQTCLSLTFFHEGIKLGPMASKSETIEIRCPSCKEEVKSTWKCCPHCETRLERPSCKTSTPSNLTKRPHSQTGFIKFDTQQGDNNAVGSDWVNTAEQDADSDIWSDCVDDPIQDADNAVGSDVLNNPEHDADSDIWSYCVDDPIQDADNAVGSDVLNNPEYDAGFTEYLLVLEEAVRRKRVANLSNFTTDLNKWRECEIHIAIIGESGTGKSSFINAISGLQPGDRCSASALSSKSTKLSTRYPHPKHHNLVFWDLPGVGTPEFPKSIYLRAINFQNYDFFILVTATRFKEIDAWLATQIRHLQKKFYIIKSKIDFDVENDLKEFRGGVTKADIVACIRRNTTTELTNMGLKNPKLYLVNNKNINEYDFKELITQLKNDIPVLKKEKLILAMLS, from the exons ATGAAGATCGCATGTCTGAAGTACTTGGATTCGTTATCAACCTTACATGTAAATTCGTGTGTCCTGTTTAAACAAAACAGTGCAACACTTGGACACGTATGCATTAGTCATACAGGTGGGACATACCATTACTTACGTTGTGTACAAACTTGTTTAAGTTTGACTTTTTTTCATGAGGGAATAAAGTTAG GACCAATGGCTTCTAAGTCGGAAACGATTGAAATACGATGCCCATCTTGTAAAGAAGAAGTAAAGTCCACATGGAAATGCTGCCCGCATTGTGAGACCAGGCTTGAACGTCCATCATGCAAGACATCGACCCCAAGCAACTTAACAAAGCGCCCTCATTCTCAAACAGGTTTTATCAAATTCGATACTCAACAAGGCGATA ATAATGCCGTTGGGTCTGATTGGGTGAATACTGCAGAACAGGATGCTG ATAGTGACATTTGGTCGGATTGTGTGGATGATCCAATACAGGATGCAG ATAATGCCGTTGGATCTGATGTGTTGAATAACCCAGAACATGATGCTG aTAGTGACATTTGGTCGTATTGTGTGGATGATCCAATACAGGATGCAG ATAATGCCGTTGGATCTGATGTGTTGAATAATCCAGAATATGATGCTG GTTTTACAGAGTATTTACTAGTCCTTGAAGAAGCTGTACGGAGAAAAAGAGTGGCTAATCTAAGCAATTTTACCACTGATTTAAATAAGTGGAGAGAATGTGAAATACATATAGCAATTATAGGGGAATCTGGTACAGGAAAATCCAGCTTCATCAATGCGATAAGTGGACTTCAACCAGGCGATAGATGTTCTGCATCAGCTTTAAGCAGCAAATCAACAAAACTAAGTACGCGGTATCCTCACCCTAAACATCATAACCTTGTATTTTGGGATCTTCCGGGTGTAGGAACTCCAGAATTCCCAAAGAGTATTTATTTACGCGCCATTAATTTTCAGAACTACGACTTTTTTATTCTGGTCACGGCGACCAGATTTAAAGAAATCGACGCATGGTTAGCGACGCAAATTCGTCATCTCCAAAAgaagttttatattataaagtccAAAATAGACTTCGATGTCGAAAACGATTTAAAAGAGTTTCGTGGAGGGGTGACAAAGGCTGATATCGTGGCTTGCATTCGACGAAATACAACTACAGAGCTTACGAATATGGGCTTAAAAAACCCAAAACTGTATCttgtcaacaacaaaaacatcaatGAGTATGATTTCAAAGAACTCATAACACAGCTAAAAAATGACATACCAgttctaaaaaaagaaaaactgataTTGGCTATGTTATCTTAA
- the LOC127849544 gene encoding T-cell-specific guanine nucleotide triphosphate-binding protein 2-like isoform X7 produces the protein MKIACLKYLDSLSTLHVNSCVLFKQNSATLGHVCISHTGGTYHYLRCVQTCLSLTFFHEGIKLGPMASKSETIEIRCPSCKEEVKSTWKCCPHCETRLERPSCKTSTPSNLTKRPHSQTDNAVGSDWVNTAEQDADSDIWSDCVDDPIQDADNAVGSDVLNNPEYDAGFTEYLLVLEEAVRRKRVANLSNFTTDLNKWRECEIHIAIIGESGTGKSSFINAISGLQPGDRCSASALSSKSTKLSTRYPHPKHHNLVFWDLPGVGTPEFPKSIYLRAINFQNYDFFILVTATRFKEIDAWLATQIRHLQKKFYIIKSKIDFDVENDLKEFRGGVTKADIVACIRRNTTTELTNMGLKNPKLYLVNNKNINEYDFKELITQLKNDIPVLKKEKLILAMLS, from the exons ATGAAGATCGCATGTCTGAAGTACTTGGATTCGTTATCAACCTTACATGTAAATTCGTGTGTCCTGTTTAAACAAAACAGTGCAACACTTGGACACGTATGCATTAGTCATACAGGTGGGACATACCATTACTTACGTTGTGTACAAACTTGTTTAAGTTTGACTTTTTTTCATGAGGGAATAAAGTTAG GACCAATGGCTTCTAAGTCGGAAACGATTGAAATACGATGCCCATCTTGTAAAGAAGAAGTAAAGTCCACATGGAAATGCTGCCCGCATTGTGAGACCAGGCTTGAACGTCCATCATGCAAGACATCGACCCCAAGCAACTTAACAAAGCGCCCTCATTCTCAAACAG ATAATGCCGTTGGGTCTGATTGGGTGAATACTGCAGAACAGGATGCTG ATAGTGACATTTGGTCGGATTGTGTGGATGATCCAATACAGGATGCAG ATAATGCCGTTGGATCTGATGTGTTGAATAATCCAGAATATGATGCTG GTTTTACAGAGTATTTACTAGTCCTTGAAGAAGCTGTACGGAGAAAAAGAGTGGCTAATCTAAGCAATTTTACCACTGATTTAAATAAGTGGAGAGAATGTGAAATACATATAGCAATTATAGGGGAATCTGGTACAGGAAAATCCAGCTTCATCAATGCGATAAGTGGACTTCAACCAGGCGATAGATGTTCTGCATCAGCTTTAAGCAGCAAATCAACAAAACTAAGTACGCGGTATCCTCACCCTAAACATCATAACCTTGTATTTTGGGATCTTCCGGGTGTAGGAACTCCAGAATTCCCAAAGAGTATTTATTTACGCGCCATTAATTTTCAGAACTACGACTTTTTTATTCTGGTCACGGCGACCAGATTTAAAGAAATCGACGCATGGTTAGCGACGCAAATTCGTCATCTCCAAAAgaagttttatattataaagtccAAAATAGACTTCGATGTCGAAAACGATTTAAAAGAGTTTCGTGGAGGGGTGACAAAGGCTGATATCGTGGCTTGCATTCGACGAAATACAACTACAGAGCTTACGAATATGGGCTTAAAAAACCCAAAACTGTATCttgtcaacaacaaaaacatcaatGAGTATGATTTCAAAGAACTCATAACACAGCTAAAAAATGACATACCAgttctaaaaaaagaaaaactgataTTGGCTATGTTATCTTAA
- the LOC127849544 gene encoding T-cell-specific guanine nucleotide triphosphate-binding protein 2-like isoform X3 produces MKIACLKYLDSLSTLHVNSCVLFKQNSATLGHVCISHTGPMASKSETIEIRCPSCKEEVKSTWKCCPHCETRLERPSCKTSTPSNLTKRPHSQTGFIKFDTQQGDNNAVGSDWVNTAEQDADSDIWSDCVDDPIQDADNAVGSDVLNNPEHDADSDIWSYCVDDPIQDADNAVGSDVLNNPEYDAGFTEYLLVLEEAVRRKRVANLSNFTTDLNKWRECEIHIAIIGESGTGKSSFINAISGLQPGDRCSASALSSKSTKLSTRYPHPKHHNLVFWDLPGVGTPEFPKSIYLRAINFQNYDFFILVTATRFKEIDAWLATQIRHLQKKFYIIKSKIDFDVENDLKEFRGGVTKADIVACIRRNTTTELTNMGLKNPKLYLVNNKNINEYDFKELITQLKNDIPVLKKEKLILAMLS; encoded by the exons ATGAAGATCGCATGTCTGAAGTACTTGGATTCGTTATCAACCTTACATGTAAATTCGTGTGTCCTGTTTAAACAAAACAGTGCAACACTTGGACACGTATGCATTAGTCATACAG GACCAATGGCTTCTAAGTCGGAAACGATTGAAATACGATGCCCATCTTGTAAAGAAGAAGTAAAGTCCACATGGAAATGCTGCCCGCATTGTGAGACCAGGCTTGAACGTCCATCATGCAAGACATCGACCCCAAGCAACTTAACAAAGCGCCCTCATTCTCAAACAGGTTTTATCAAATTCGATACTCAACAAGGCGATA ATAATGCCGTTGGGTCTGATTGGGTGAATACTGCAGAACAGGATGCTG ATAGTGACATTTGGTCGGATTGTGTGGATGATCCAATACAGGATGCAG ATAATGCCGTTGGATCTGATGTGTTGAATAACCCAGAACATGATGCTG aTAGTGACATTTGGTCGTATTGTGTGGATGATCCAATACAGGATGCAG ATAATGCCGTTGGATCTGATGTGTTGAATAATCCAGAATATGATGCTG GTTTTACAGAGTATTTACTAGTCCTTGAAGAAGCTGTACGGAGAAAAAGAGTGGCTAATCTAAGCAATTTTACCACTGATTTAAATAAGTGGAGAGAATGTGAAATACATATAGCAATTATAGGGGAATCTGGTACAGGAAAATCCAGCTTCATCAATGCGATAAGTGGACTTCAACCAGGCGATAGATGTTCTGCATCAGCTTTAAGCAGCAAATCAACAAAACTAAGTACGCGGTATCCTCACCCTAAACATCATAACCTTGTATTTTGGGATCTTCCGGGTGTAGGAACTCCAGAATTCCCAAAGAGTATTTATTTACGCGCCATTAATTTTCAGAACTACGACTTTTTTATTCTGGTCACGGCGACCAGATTTAAAGAAATCGACGCATGGTTAGCGACGCAAATTCGTCATCTCCAAAAgaagttttatattataaagtccAAAATAGACTTCGATGTCGAAAACGATTTAAAAGAGTTTCGTGGAGGGGTGACAAAGGCTGATATCGTGGCTTGCATTCGACGAAATACAACTACAGAGCTTACGAATATGGGCTTAAAAAACCCAAAACTGTATCttgtcaacaacaaaaacatcaatGAGTATGATTTCAAAGAACTCATAACACAGCTAAAAAATGACATACCAgttctaaaaaaagaaaaactgataTTGGCTATGTTATCTTAA
- the LOC127849544 gene encoding T-cell-specific guanine nucleotide triphosphate-binding protein 2-like isoform X8: MKIACLKYLDSLSTLHVNSCVLFKQNSATLGHVCISHTGGTYHYLRCVQTCLSLTFFHEGIKLGPMASKSETIEIRCPSCKEEVKSTWKCCPHCETRLERPSCKTSTPSNLTKRPHSQTDNAVGSDWVNTAEQDADSDIWSYCVDDPIQDADNAVGSDVLNNPEYDAGFTEYLLVLEEAVRRKRVANLSNFTTDLNKWRECEIHIAIIGESGTGKSSFINAISGLQPGDRCSASALSSKSTKLSTRYPHPKHHNLVFWDLPGVGTPEFPKSIYLRAINFQNYDFFILVTATRFKEIDAWLATQIRHLQKKFYIIKSKIDFDVENDLKEFRGGVTKADIVACIRRNTTTELTNMGLKNPKLYLVNNKNINEYDFKELITQLKNDIPVLKKEKLILAMLS, encoded by the exons ATGAAGATCGCATGTCTGAAGTACTTGGATTCGTTATCAACCTTACATGTAAATTCGTGTGTCCTGTTTAAACAAAACAGTGCAACACTTGGACACGTATGCATTAGTCATACAGGTGGGACATACCATTACTTACGTTGTGTACAAACTTGTTTAAGTTTGACTTTTTTTCATGAGGGAATAAAGTTAG GACCAATGGCTTCTAAGTCGGAAACGATTGAAATACGATGCCCATCTTGTAAAGAAGAAGTAAAGTCCACATGGAAATGCTGCCCGCATTGTGAGACCAGGCTTGAACGTCCATCATGCAAGACATCGACCCCAAGCAACTTAACAAAGCGCCCTCATTCTCAAACAG ATAATGCCGTTGGGTCTGATTGGGTGAATACTGCAGAACAGGATGCTG aTAGTGACATTTGGTCGTATTGTGTGGATGATCCAATACAGGATGCAG ATAATGCCGTTGGATCTGATGTGTTGAATAATCCAGAATATGATGCTG GTTTTACAGAGTATTTACTAGTCCTTGAAGAAGCTGTACGGAGAAAAAGAGTGGCTAATCTAAGCAATTTTACCACTGATTTAAATAAGTGGAGAGAATGTGAAATACATATAGCAATTATAGGGGAATCTGGTACAGGAAAATCCAGCTTCATCAATGCGATAAGTGGACTTCAACCAGGCGATAGATGTTCTGCATCAGCTTTAAGCAGCAAATCAACAAAACTAAGTACGCGGTATCCTCACCCTAAACATCATAACCTTGTATTTTGGGATCTTCCGGGTGTAGGAACTCCAGAATTCCCAAAGAGTATTTATTTACGCGCCATTAATTTTCAGAACTACGACTTTTTTATTCTGGTCACGGCGACCAGATTTAAAGAAATCGACGCATGGTTAGCGACGCAAATTCGTCATCTCCAAAAgaagttttatattataaagtccAAAATAGACTTCGATGTCGAAAACGATTTAAAAGAGTTTCGTGGAGGGGTGACAAAGGCTGATATCGTGGCTTGCATTCGACGAAATACAACTACAGAGCTTACGAATATGGGCTTAAAAAACCCAAAACTGTATCttgtcaacaacaaaaacatcaatGAGTATGATTTCAAAGAACTCATAACACAGCTAAAAAATGACATACCAgttctaaaaaaagaaaaactgataTTGGCTATGTTATCTTAA
- the LOC127849544 gene encoding T-cell-specific guanine nucleotide triphosphate-binding protein 2-like isoform X2, whose amino-acid sequence MKIACLKYLDSLSTLHVNSCVLFKQNSATLGHVCISHTGGTYHYLRCVQTCLSLTFFHEGIKLGPMASKSETIEIRCPSCKEEVKSTWKCCPHCETRLERPSCKTSTPSNLTKRPHSQTDNAVGSDWVNTAEQDADSDIWSDCVDDPIQDADNAVGSDVLNNPEHDADSDIWSYCVDDPIQDADNAVGSDVLNNPEYDAGFTEYLLVLEEAVRRKRVANLSNFTTDLNKWRECEIHIAIIGESGTGKSSFINAISGLQPGDRCSASALSSKSTKLSTRYPHPKHHNLVFWDLPGVGTPEFPKSIYLRAINFQNYDFFILVTATRFKEIDAWLATQIRHLQKKFYIIKSKIDFDVENDLKEFRGGVTKADIVACIRRNTTTELTNMGLKNPKLYLVNNKNINEYDFKELITQLKNDIPVLKKEKLILAMLS is encoded by the exons ATGAAGATCGCATGTCTGAAGTACTTGGATTCGTTATCAACCTTACATGTAAATTCGTGTGTCCTGTTTAAACAAAACAGTGCAACACTTGGACACGTATGCATTAGTCATACAGGTGGGACATACCATTACTTACGTTGTGTACAAACTTGTTTAAGTTTGACTTTTTTTCATGAGGGAATAAAGTTAG GACCAATGGCTTCTAAGTCGGAAACGATTGAAATACGATGCCCATCTTGTAAAGAAGAAGTAAAGTCCACATGGAAATGCTGCCCGCATTGTGAGACCAGGCTTGAACGTCCATCATGCAAGACATCGACCCCAAGCAACTTAACAAAGCGCCCTCATTCTCAAACAG ATAATGCCGTTGGGTCTGATTGGGTGAATACTGCAGAACAGGATGCTG ATAGTGACATTTGGTCGGATTGTGTGGATGATCCAATACAGGATGCAG ATAATGCCGTTGGATCTGATGTGTTGAATAACCCAGAACATGATGCTG aTAGTGACATTTGGTCGTATTGTGTGGATGATCCAATACAGGATGCAG ATAATGCCGTTGGATCTGATGTGTTGAATAATCCAGAATATGATGCTG GTTTTACAGAGTATTTACTAGTCCTTGAAGAAGCTGTACGGAGAAAAAGAGTGGCTAATCTAAGCAATTTTACCACTGATTTAAATAAGTGGAGAGAATGTGAAATACATATAGCAATTATAGGGGAATCTGGTACAGGAAAATCCAGCTTCATCAATGCGATAAGTGGACTTCAACCAGGCGATAGATGTTCTGCATCAGCTTTAAGCAGCAAATCAACAAAACTAAGTACGCGGTATCCTCACCCTAAACATCATAACCTTGTATTTTGGGATCTTCCGGGTGTAGGAACTCCAGAATTCCCAAAGAGTATTTATTTACGCGCCATTAATTTTCAGAACTACGACTTTTTTATTCTGGTCACGGCGACCAGATTTAAAGAAATCGACGCATGGTTAGCGACGCAAATTCGTCATCTCCAAAAgaagttttatattataaagtccAAAATAGACTTCGATGTCGAAAACGATTTAAAAGAGTTTCGTGGAGGGGTGACAAAGGCTGATATCGTGGCTTGCATTCGACGAAATACAACTACAGAGCTTACGAATATGGGCTTAAAAAACCCAAAACTGTATCttgtcaacaacaaaaacatcaatGAGTATGATTTCAAAGAACTCATAACACAGCTAAAAAATGACATACCAgttctaaaaaaagaaaaactgataTTGGCTATGTTATCTTAA
- the LOC127849544 gene encoding T-cell-specific guanine nucleotide triphosphate-binding protein 2-like isoform X5, translated as MKIACLKYLDSLSTLHVNSCVLFKQNSATLGHVCISHTGGTYHYLRCVQTCLSLTFFHEGIKLGPMASKSETIEIRCPSCKEEVKSTWKCCPHCETRLERPSCKTSTPSNLTKRPHSQTGFIKFDTQQGDNNAVGSDWVNTAEQDADSDIWSDCVDDPIQDADNAVGSDVLNNPEYDAGFTEYLLVLEEAVRRKRVANLSNFTTDLNKWRECEIHIAIIGESGTGKSSFINAISGLQPGDRCSASALSSKSTKLSTRYPHPKHHNLVFWDLPGVGTPEFPKSIYLRAINFQNYDFFILVTATRFKEIDAWLATQIRHLQKKFYIIKSKIDFDVENDLKEFRGGVTKADIVACIRRNTTTELTNMGLKNPKLYLVNNKNINEYDFKELITQLKNDIPVLKKEKLILAMLS; from the exons ATGAAGATCGCATGTCTGAAGTACTTGGATTCGTTATCAACCTTACATGTAAATTCGTGTGTCCTGTTTAAACAAAACAGTGCAACACTTGGACACGTATGCATTAGTCATACAGGTGGGACATACCATTACTTACGTTGTGTACAAACTTGTTTAAGTTTGACTTTTTTTCATGAGGGAATAAAGTTAG GACCAATGGCTTCTAAGTCGGAAACGATTGAAATACGATGCCCATCTTGTAAAGAAGAAGTAAAGTCCACATGGAAATGCTGCCCGCATTGTGAGACCAGGCTTGAACGTCCATCATGCAAGACATCGACCCCAAGCAACTTAACAAAGCGCCCTCATTCTCAAACAGGTTTTATCAAATTCGATACTCAACAAGGCGATA ATAATGCCGTTGGGTCTGATTGGGTGAATACTGCAGAACAGGATGCTG ATAGTGACATTTGGTCGGATTGTGTGGATGATCCAATACAGGATGCAG ATAATGCCGTTGGATCTGATGTGTTGAATAATCCAGAATATGATGCTG GTTTTACAGAGTATTTACTAGTCCTTGAAGAAGCTGTACGGAGAAAAAGAGTGGCTAATCTAAGCAATTTTACCACTGATTTAAATAAGTGGAGAGAATGTGAAATACATATAGCAATTATAGGGGAATCTGGTACAGGAAAATCCAGCTTCATCAATGCGATAAGTGGACTTCAACCAGGCGATAGATGTTCTGCATCAGCTTTAAGCAGCAAATCAACAAAACTAAGTACGCGGTATCCTCACCCTAAACATCATAACCTTGTATTTTGGGATCTTCCGGGTGTAGGAACTCCAGAATTCCCAAAGAGTATTTATTTACGCGCCATTAATTTTCAGAACTACGACTTTTTTATTCTGGTCACGGCGACCAGATTTAAAGAAATCGACGCATGGTTAGCGACGCAAATTCGTCATCTCCAAAAgaagttttatattataaagtccAAAATAGACTTCGATGTCGAAAACGATTTAAAAGAGTTTCGTGGAGGGGTGACAAAGGCTGATATCGTGGCTTGCATTCGACGAAATACAACTACAGAGCTTACGAATATGGGCTTAAAAAACCCAAAACTGTATCttgtcaacaacaaaaacatcaatGAGTATGATTTCAAAGAACTCATAACACAGCTAAAAAATGACATACCAgttctaaaaaaagaaaaactgataTTGGCTATGTTATCTTAA
- the LOC127849544 gene encoding T-cell-specific guanine nucleotide triphosphate-binding protein 2-like isoform X4, with product MKIACLKYLDSLSTLHVNSCVLFKQNSATLGHVCISHTGGTYHYLRCVQTCLSLTFFHEGIKLGPMASKSETIEIRCPSCKEEVKSTWKCCPHCETRLERPSCKTSTPSNLTKRPHSQTGFIKFDTQQGDNNAVGSDWVNTAEQDADSDIWSYCVDDPIQDADNAVGSDVLNNPEYDAGFTEYLLVLEEAVRRKRVANLSNFTTDLNKWRECEIHIAIIGESGTGKSSFINAISGLQPGDRCSASALSSKSTKLSTRYPHPKHHNLVFWDLPGVGTPEFPKSIYLRAINFQNYDFFILVTATRFKEIDAWLATQIRHLQKKFYIIKSKIDFDVENDLKEFRGGVTKADIVACIRRNTTTELTNMGLKNPKLYLVNNKNINEYDFKELITQLKNDIPVLKKEKLILAMLS from the exons ATGAAGATCGCATGTCTGAAGTACTTGGATTCGTTATCAACCTTACATGTAAATTCGTGTGTCCTGTTTAAACAAAACAGTGCAACACTTGGACACGTATGCATTAGTCATACAGGTGGGACATACCATTACTTACGTTGTGTACAAACTTGTTTAAGTTTGACTTTTTTTCATGAGGGAATAAAGTTAG GACCAATGGCTTCTAAGTCGGAAACGATTGAAATACGATGCCCATCTTGTAAAGAAGAAGTAAAGTCCACATGGAAATGCTGCCCGCATTGTGAGACCAGGCTTGAACGTCCATCATGCAAGACATCGACCCCAAGCAACTTAACAAAGCGCCCTCATTCTCAAACAGGTTTTATCAAATTCGATACTCAACAAGGCGATA ATAATGCCGTTGGGTCTGATTGGGTGAATACTGCAGAACAGGATGCTG aTAGTGACATTTGGTCGTATTGTGTGGATGATCCAATACAGGATGCAG ATAATGCCGTTGGATCTGATGTGTTGAATAATCCAGAATATGATGCTG GTTTTACAGAGTATTTACTAGTCCTTGAAGAAGCTGTACGGAGAAAAAGAGTGGCTAATCTAAGCAATTTTACCACTGATTTAAATAAGTGGAGAGAATGTGAAATACATATAGCAATTATAGGGGAATCTGGTACAGGAAAATCCAGCTTCATCAATGCGATAAGTGGACTTCAACCAGGCGATAGATGTTCTGCATCAGCTTTAAGCAGCAAATCAACAAAACTAAGTACGCGGTATCCTCACCCTAAACATCATAACCTTGTATTTTGGGATCTTCCGGGTGTAGGAACTCCAGAATTCCCAAAGAGTATTTATTTACGCGCCATTAATTTTCAGAACTACGACTTTTTTATTCTGGTCACGGCGACCAGATTTAAAGAAATCGACGCATGGTTAGCGACGCAAATTCGTCATCTCCAAAAgaagttttatattataaagtccAAAATAGACTTCGATGTCGAAAACGATTTAAAAGAGTTTCGTGGAGGGGTGACAAAGGCTGATATCGTGGCTTGCATTCGACGAAATACAACTACAGAGCTTACGAATATGGGCTTAAAAAACCCAAAACTGTATCttgtcaacaacaaaaacatcaatGAGTATGATTTCAAAGAACTCATAACACAGCTAAAAAATGACATACCAgttctaaaaaaagaaaaactgataTTGGCTATGTTATCTTAA
- the LOC127849544 gene encoding T-cell-specific guanine nucleotide triphosphate-binding protein 2-like isoform X9 translates to MMVLLKRTPGPMASKSETIEIRCPSCKEEVKSTWKCCPHCETRLERPSCKTSTPSNLTKRPHSQTGFIKFDTQQGDNNAVGSDWVNTAEQDADSDIWSDCVDDPIQDADNAVGSDVLNNPEHDADSDIWSYCVDDPIQDADNAVGSDVLNNPEYDAGFTEYLLVLEEAVRRKRVANLSNFTTDLNKWRECEIHIAIIGESGTGKSSFINAISGLQPGDRCSASALSSKSTKLSTRYPHPKHHNLVFWDLPGVGTPEFPKSIYLRAINFQNYDFFILVTATRFKEIDAWLATQIRHLQKKFYIIKSKIDFDVENDLKEFRGGVTKADIVACIRRNTTTELTNMGLKNPKLYLVNNKNINEYDFKELITQLKNDIPVLKKEKLILAMLS, encoded by the exons ATGATGGTACTGTTAAAAAGAACACCAG GACCAATGGCTTCTAAGTCGGAAACGATTGAAATACGATGCCCATCTTGTAAAGAAGAAGTAAAGTCCACATGGAAATGCTGCCCGCATTGTGAGACCAGGCTTGAACGTCCATCATGCAAGACATCGACCCCAAGCAACTTAACAAAGCGCCCTCATTCTCAAACAGGTTTTATCAAATTCGATACTCAACAAGGCGATA ATAATGCCGTTGGGTCTGATTGGGTGAATACTGCAGAACAGGATGCTG ATAGTGACATTTGGTCGGATTGTGTGGATGATCCAATACAGGATGCAG ATAATGCCGTTGGATCTGATGTGTTGAATAACCCAGAACATGATGCTG aTAGTGACATTTGGTCGTATTGTGTGGATGATCCAATACAGGATGCAG ATAATGCCGTTGGATCTGATGTGTTGAATAATCCAGAATATGATGCTG GTTTTACAGAGTATTTACTAGTCCTTGAAGAAGCTGTACGGAGAAAAAGAGTGGCTAATCTAAGCAATTTTACCACTGATTTAAATAAGTGGAGAGAATGTGAAATACATATAGCAATTATAGGGGAATCTGGTACAGGAAAATCCAGCTTCATCAATGCGATAAGTGGACTTCAACCAGGCGATAGATGTTCTGCATCAGCTTTAAGCAGCAAATCAACAAAACTAAGTACGCGGTATCCTCACCCTAAACATCATAACCTTGTATTTTGGGATCTTCCGGGTGTAGGAACTCCAGAATTCCCAAAGAGTATTTATTTACGCGCCATTAATTTTCAGAACTACGACTTTTTTATTCTGGTCACGGCGACCAGATTTAAAGAAATCGACGCATGGTTAGCGACGCAAATTCGTCATCTCCAAAAgaagttttatattataaagtccAAAATAGACTTCGATGTCGAAAACGATTTAAAAGAGTTTCGTGGAGGGGTGACAAAGGCTGATATCGTGGCTTGCATTCGACGAAATACAACTACAGAGCTTACGAATATGGGCTTAAAAAACCCAAAACTGTATCttgtcaacaacaaaaacatcaatGAGTATGATTTCAAAGAACTCATAACACAGCTAAAAAATGACATACCAgttctaaaaaaagaaaaactgataTTGGCTATGTTATCTTAA